A single Parabacteroides timonensis DNA region contains:
- a CDS encoding helix-turn-helix domain-containing protein — protein sequence MKNDVLYENLVMAIKEKFPERGKLTSMLADLLMIEKEAVYRRLRGDVPFTIFEIAAIASKLDISLDHIVGCSLKKSRPFQMKMVNFLHPREEDYGMLEHFLDSLRHLRYDPNSEVGDALNILPQSIVLDYRNIYRFYLFKWMYQCGETIPTKYCDVNPPDRLQLINHEIVMEVRQAANAYHIIDNMTFLYLVNDIKYFASIYLITREEIELLKRELHKFLDDMETLAARGCWEEGKNVHFFVSSINFETSYSYVETRNCHVTMLKSFTLNDATSCDDEIFLRMKKWLHSLIRTSTLISKSGEKDRIMFFEQQRKIVDRL from the coding sequence ATGAAGAATGATGTGTTGTATGAAAACCTGGTGATGGCGATCAAAGAGAAGTTCCCCGAGCGTGGAAAGCTGACAAGTATGTTGGCCGATCTGTTGATGATAGAAAAAGAGGCCGTCTACCGGCGGTTGAGGGGAGATGTTCCGTTCACAATCTTTGAAATTGCAGCTATAGCCAGCAAGCTGGATATCTCTCTCGACCATATTGTCGGTTGTTCCCTGAAAAAGAGCCGGCCTTTCCAGATGAAAATGGTGAATTTCCTTCATCCCCGGGAGGAAGATTATGGGATGCTGGAGCATTTCCTCGATTCTTTGAGGCATCTTAGGTACGATCCGAATTCGGAAGTAGGGGATGCGCTGAATATTCTTCCCCAGTCGATTGTATTAGATTACAGGAATATTTATCGCTTCTATCTTTTCAAATGGATGTATCAGTGCGGAGAAACCATTCCTACCAAATATTGTGATGTGAATCCTCCGGACAGGCTCCAATTGATAAATCACGAGATCGTGATGGAAGTAAGGCAAGCTGCCAATGCTTATCATATAATCGATAATATGACATTTTTGTATCTGGTGAACGATATTAAATATTTTGCCAGTATCTATCTTATTACCCGTGAAGAGATAGAATTGCTGAAAAGAGAATTGCATAAATTCCTCGATGACATGGAGACTCTTGCTGCCCGTGGTTGTTGGGAGGAAGGTAAGAATGTTCATTTTTTTGTCAGCAGTATCAATTTTGAAACCAGTTACAGTTATGTGGAAACCCGCAATTGCCATGTAACCATGCTTAAGTCGTTTACCTTAAACGATGCCACTTCGTGTGATGATGAAATATTTCTGCGGATGAAAAAATGGTTACATTCACTTATCCGGACGTCTACCCTGATCTCGAAAAGTGGAGAGAAAGACCGCATCATGTTCTTTGAACAGCAGCGAAAAATCGTAGACCGGCTGTAA
- a CDS encoding DMT family transporter, translating into MKNAFIKLHISILLAGFTGLFGKLITLNEGLLVWYRMMFAAVLLFTILKISNKLQSIPLKEQLKIAGTGFILGLHWVFFYGSIKMSNVSVGVVCFSLVGFFTALLEPLLIRRRFKVKELLFSLITVAGILLIFRFDMRYRSGIIIGIISSALAALFTITNKKVGAHHPSRIMLLYEMAGGFLGLSCLLPVYLYFFPVATILPDINDFLYLLLLALVCTIGLYLLQIQVLKTISAFTVNLSYNLEPVYSIILAMLFFGEAKELNLAFYTGLGLICISVLLQTREALINKAK; encoded by the coding sequence ATGAAAAATGCATTTATCAAACTTCATATATCTATTTTGCTGGCAGGCTTCACCGGACTGTTTGGGAAACTGATCACCCTGAATGAAGGATTGTTGGTCTGGTATCGTATGATGTTTGCCGCTGTTTTACTGTTCACCATTCTGAAAATCAGCAACAAGCTACAATCTATTCCCCTGAAAGAGCAATTGAAAATTGCCGGAACAGGTTTTATACTGGGCTTACATTGGGTATTCTTCTATGGAAGTATCAAAATGTCGAATGTTTCCGTTGGGGTCGTTTGCTTTTCGCTGGTCGGATTCTTTACTGCTCTGCTGGAACCTTTGCTTATTCGTCGCAGGTTTAAGGTCAAAGAATTGTTATTCAGCCTGATTACCGTAGCAGGGATCCTGCTCATTTTCCGATTTGACATGCGGTATCGTTCCGGTATCATAATAGGTATTATCTCTTCAGCTTTAGCTGCCCTATTCACCATAACCAATAAAAAAGTAGGTGCACATCATCCCTCCCGCATCATGTTATTGTATGAAATGGCCGGCGGTTTTCTGGGATTGAGTTGTCTATTACCTGTATACCTGTACTTTTTCCCTGTCGCAACAATACTTCCGGATATAAATGATTTTCTTTATCTGCTTCTACTGGCCTTGGTCTGCACAATCGGACTATACCTGTTACAGATACAGGTATTGAAGACAATATCGGCTTTTACCGTCAACCTGAGTTATAATCTGGAACCGGTTTACAGTATCATCCTTGCCATGTTGTTTTTCGGTGAAGCCAAAGAATTAAATCTCGCTTTCTATACCGGATTGGGGCTTATCTGTATCTCTGTATTACTGCAAACCAGAGAGGCCCTCATCAACAAGGCAAAGTGA
- a CDS encoding sensor histidine kinase — MTSTLTKSKYSQLSREELIRLLEIRDKEQIHNVNSSSSGIPNIKRIISEVLVLLFNEEEQPIEKSMRLLLDFFNADWGYVAIFEDNGRMASFPCEVMSKWVEVPKEDHSELTYETIPWIMDTIKSGHDIVMCSMNELPPEANVDKKLFELQRLKSMLILPLSFHNQVQGFIGFDSVRVQRSWTLEDVEDLHIIARIFSIIIERLQTQSSLEESRKHLSELSTKFKQFFNNLPVGVELYDSEGYLIDLNEADARIFGSTRKDLLGINLFENPAVPAPILDGIKHGQPFSFPLVYDFSAIQSTSYYSSAFVDHIKYLQIKGIGLDDPEFGRVGYLMIISDNTDAQIKSEQTKNNLAILKAVLLSGRSIVGEYNVEEDELYINPVLNDFPSTNPLFEYMKTYNYMSIQDLRNLGKFAEEEANDMSPFLQVVRGEVDNCSFVCKLAVGTEPVWVRINAQAHEINKDGHPSKVICYIRDITQEKLLEEKLQQARDESRRNELEMQKAREADKLKSTFLANMSHEIRTPLNAIVGFSGIIAEMDAREDKDEYVKIINKNCDLLLRLITDILDFSKIESGVMEYSLSEVNIKEICSEEFQVHRLKVQEGVTMLCDLAALPDITLYTDAKRVTQVISNLLSNAIKFTEQGTITLSYTLKDDHVLFEVCDTGIGISTKYLESVFERFTKVDSFKQGTGLGLSICKTIVKALNGDIGVSSTPGKGSRFWFTLPC, encoded by the coding sequence ATGACATCAACGCTAACTAAGAGTAAATATAGTCAGCTATCCAGAGAAGAGTTAATACGATTATTGGAAATACGGGACAAGGAACAGATACATAACGTAAATAGTTCTTCTTCCGGTATTCCCAATATAAAGCGTATTATATCGGAGGTGCTTGTCTTGCTGTTCAACGAAGAGGAACAGCCGATAGAGAAATCAATGCGGTTGCTTCTCGACTTTTTCAATGCTGACTGGGGCTATGTGGCTATTTTTGAAGATAATGGTCGGATGGCGAGTTTCCCGTGCGAAGTGATGAGCAAATGGGTCGAAGTGCCGAAAGAAGATCATTCCGAACTTACCTATGAAACGATCCCATGGATTATGGACACGATAAAGTCCGGACATGATATTGTGATGTGCAGTATGAACGAGTTGCCGCCGGAAGCCAATGTCGATAAGAAATTGTTTGAGTTGCAACGTCTCAAATCCATGCTTATTCTCCCACTCTCATTTCATAATCAGGTACAAGGCTTTATCGGTTTCGACTCTGTCCGGGTTCAACGCTCCTGGACGTTGGAAGATGTCGAAGATTTACATATTATTGCCCGGATCTTCTCTATTATAATCGAACGCCTGCAAACGCAAAGCAGTTTGGAAGAATCGAGAAAGCATCTATCGGAACTCAGCACCAAATTCAAGCAATTCTTTAACAATTTGCCTGTCGGGGTGGAGTTATACGACTCTGAAGGGTATCTGATCGACCTAAATGAAGCGGATGCCCGTATATTCGGTTCTACCCGCAAAGACCTTTTGGGGATTAATTTGTTTGAAAATCCGGCTGTTCCTGCCCCGATCCTTGACGGTATAAAGCACGGACAACCGTTTAGTTTTCCTCTGGTTTATGATTTCAGCGCTATACAGAGTACCAGTTATTATTCTTCTGCGTTTGTCGATCATATAAAGTATTTGCAAATAAAAGGTATCGGCCTGGATGATCCGGAATTTGGAAGGGTAGGATATCTAATGATTATTTCAGATAATACGGATGCCCAGATAAAATCTGAGCAGACAAAGAATAACCTGGCAATCCTGAAGGCAGTTCTGTTATCCGGCCGTTCCATTGTAGGTGAATATAATGTAGAGGAGGATGAGCTATATATCAACCCTGTACTGAACGATTTCCCGAGCACCAACCCGTTATTTGAGTATATGAAGACATACAATTATATGTCTATTCAGGATTTACGTAATCTTGGCAAATTCGCGGAAGAAGAGGCGAATGATATGTCTCCTTTCTTACAGGTTGTTCGCGGAGAAGTCGACAATTGCAGTTTTGTCTGTAAACTGGCAGTAGGAACTGAGCCGGTTTGGGTCCGGATCAATGCGCAAGCTCATGAAATAAACAAAGACGGTCATCCAAGTAAGGTTATTTGTTATATAAGAGATATAACGCAAGAAAAGCTACTGGAAGAAAAACTGCAGCAAGCCCGCGATGAGTCGCGCAGGAATGAGCTGGAAATGCAGAAAGCCCGTGAGGCCGATAAGCTGAAGTCGACCTTCCTGGCCAATATGAGCCATGAGATCCGTACTCCTTTGAATGCCATTGTCGGTTTTTCTGGAATTATTGCAGAAATGGACGCCAGGGAAGATAAAGATGAATATGTAAAGATCATCAATAAGAACTGCGACCTGCTTCTTCGCCTGATAACGGATATTCTTGATTTTTCGAAGATTGAATCCGGAGTGATGGAGTATTCGCTGAGTGAAGTCAATATAAAAGAGATATGCAGTGAGGAGTTTCAGGTACACCGCCTGAAAGTTCAGGAAGGGGTTACTATGTTGTGTGATTTGGCCGCTTTGCCTGATATAACCCTTTATACGGACGCTAAACGTGTTACCCAGGTTATTTCAAATTTGTTGTCGAATGCAATAAAGTTCACCGAGCAGGGTACGATAACTCTTTCTTACACATTGAAGGATGATCATGTTCTTTTTGAGGTATGCGATACCGGGATAGGCATTTCGACTAAATATCTTGAATCTGTTTTTGAGCGGTTTACTAAGGTCGACTCTTTTAAACAAGGGACAGGCTTGGGGTTATCTATCTGTAAAACCATCGTTAAAGCACTGAACGGAGATATCGGCGTAAGTTCCACCCCCGGTAAAGGCTCCCGTTTCTGGTTCACTTTGCCTTGTTGA
- the rpoN gene encoding RNA polymerase factor sigma-54 produces the protein MLKQQLQQKLQQKLSPQQIQLIRLLELPAIELEERIKHELEDNPALEEGKDIADDFERTDDEGGDDISTNETEADISLGDYMTEDDIPDYKLREISEKTERKEDIPFSVSQSLNEYLLQQLGLRDLPEKQVKIAEYIIGNIDDDGYLRRELSAIADDLVFQAGQDVDEKEIEEVLAIIQDFDPAGVGARNLQECLLLQLNRKEPTAGVEMAVRILTEYFEEFTRKHYDKIMRGLNISEETLKKAIHEIIALDPKPCSSWGGSMEVAMSQVIPDFLVEAINGELILSMNNRDIPDLRISRDYAEMFQDYAGNKANQTSKMREAVQFVKQKLDSAQWFIDAIRQRQETLQRTMEAIILLQRDFFLTGDDATLRPMILKDVAERAGYDISTISRVSNSKYVQTNFGIYPLKFFFSESMQTDSGEEISTREVKKIMKEHIDSEDKRKPLTDEELTTILKEKGYVIARRTVAKYREQLDIPVARLRKEI, from the coding sequence ATGTTGAAGCAACAGTTACAACAAAAGTTACAGCAAAAGCTCTCTCCGCAGCAGATACAGCTAATCCGGCTTCTCGAGCTTCCCGCTATCGAGCTGGAAGAACGTATCAAGCATGAGTTGGAAGACAACCCTGCCCTGGAAGAAGGAAAAGATATTGCAGACGACTTTGAACGGACTGACGATGAAGGTGGTGATGATATATCTACAAACGAGACAGAGGCAGACATCTCGCTCGGCGATTATATGACCGAAGACGACATTCCAGATTACAAACTACGTGAAATAAGCGAAAAGACAGAACGCAAAGAAGATATTCCTTTCTCCGTAAGCCAATCGCTGAACGAATACCTGTTACAACAACTCGGATTACGCGACCTGCCCGAGAAACAGGTAAAGATAGCCGAATATATAATAGGTAACATAGACGACGACGGCTATCTTCGCCGCGAACTTTCCGCCATAGCCGACGACCTGGTATTCCAGGCCGGACAAGATGTAGACGAAAAAGAAATAGAAGAAGTACTTGCCATCATACAAGACTTCGACCCAGCCGGAGTCGGAGCACGCAACTTGCAGGAATGCCTGTTATTGCAGCTCAATCGAAAAGAACCGACTGCCGGAGTAGAAATGGCCGTCCGTATCCTTACGGAATATTTCGAAGAATTCACCCGCAAACACTACGACAAGATCATGCGGGGGCTGAACATCAGCGAAGAAACGCTGAAGAAAGCCATCCACGAAATAATTGCCCTCGATCCTAAACCTTGTAGCAGTTGGGGCGGTTCTATGGAAGTAGCCATGAGCCAGGTGATCCCAGATTTCCTGGTGGAAGCTATCAACGGAGAACTGATCTTAAGCATGAACAACCGGGATATTCCCGACCTGCGGATCAGCCGTGATTATGCGGAAATGTTTCAGGACTATGCCGGCAACAAGGCAAACCAGACATCCAAGATGCGCGAAGCCGTACAGTTTGTAAAGCAGAAACTCGACTCGGCCCAGTGGTTTATCGACGCGATCAGGCAACGCCAGGAGACATTACAACGCACGATGGAAGCCATCATCCTTCTGCAACGGGACTTTTTCCTGACCGGAGACGATGCCACCCTGCGCCCAATGATACTGAAAGATGTGGCCGAACGTGCAGGATACGATATATCGACCATTTCGAGGGTTAGTAACAGTAAGTATGTACAAACCAACTTCGGTATCTACCCTCTGAAGTTCTTCTTTTCCGAGTCGATGCAGACCGACAGCGGTGAAGAGATTTCTACCCGCGAAGTGAAGAAGATTATGAAAGAACATATTGACAGCGAGGATAAACGTAAACCCCTTACCGACGAGGAACTCACCACCATTCTGAAGGAGAAAGGATATGTTATCGCCCGCCGAACAGTGGCTAAATACCGTGAACAGTTAGATATTCCGGTTGCAAGGCTCAGAAAAGAAATATAA
- a CDS encoding phosphatase PAP2 family protein, giving the protein MRLFSNIISGMFHPLLMVTYGVILALTFTYLAIYPPTMKLFLVGGAFLSTAVVPGLFIFLMVKNGAAGDLELTNRKERVVPYLIIITSMMVCIFYMYKMMIPFWFLSLLMGACVALLMSLFINFYWKISAHTLGVGGLLGGMMGIARLHLINPYWGFIIVLLAAGLVGTSRIFLKRHTPMQVYAGFCLGFICTFVASLLSYIYLFI; this is encoded by the coding sequence ATGAGACTGTTTTCAAATATAATATCCGGTATGTTCCACCCGTTGCTGATGGTAACGTATGGAGTAATACTGGCACTGACATTTACATATCTTGCCATCTATCCCCCCACCATGAAGCTGTTTCTGGTTGGCGGTGCGTTCCTGTCTACGGCTGTAGTACCGGGACTTTTCATTTTTCTGATGGTGAAGAACGGAGCAGCCGGCGACCTGGAACTGACAAACCGCAAGGAAAGAGTCGTTCCTTACCTGATCATCATAACCTCTATGATGGTCTGTATCTTCTACATGTATAAGATGATGATACCCTTCTGGTTTCTGTCCCTATTGATGGGAGCCTGCGTAGCCTTGCTGATGTCCCTGTTTATCAACTTTTACTGGAAGATCAGTGCACATACGCTGGGAGTCGGAGGACTGTTGGGAGGCATGATGGGGATTGCCCGTCTCCACCTTATAAATCCGTATTGGGGTTTCATTATCGTGCTCCTGGCAGCCGGTCTGGTCGGTACATCGCGTATCTTTTTAAAACGTCACACACCAATGCAGGTGTATGCCGGCTTTTGTCTCGGATTTATATGTACCTTTGTAGCCTCATTATTGAGTTATATCTATTTATTCATCTAA
- the gcvH gene encoding glycine cleavage system protein GcvH, giving the protein MNFPADLKYTKDHEWIRVDGAVAYVGITDYAQSELGEIVFVDITTEGEKLDKEEVFGTIEAVKTVSDLFMPVSGEVIEANSELEDKPELVNEDVYGNGWLIKISLADPSELDDLLSATEYEQLIAK; this is encoded by the coding sequence ATGAACTTTCCTGCTGATTTAAAGTACACAAAAGATCACGAATGGATTCGTGTAGACGGCGCAGTTGCCTATGTTGGTATCACTGACTATGCTCAGAGCGAATTGGGCGAAATCGTTTTTGTAGACATCACTACAGAAGGCGAAAAGCTTGACAAAGAAGAAGTTTTCGGTACAATCGAAGCCGTAAAGACTGTTTCCGACCTGTTCATGCCTGTTAGCGGAGAAGTAATCGAGGCTAACTCTGAACTTGAAGACAAGCCCGAATTGGTAAACGAAGATGTTTATGGAAACGGTTGGTTGATCAAGATCTCCCTGGCAGATCCTTCCGAGCTGGACGACCTATTGTCGGCTACCGAATACGAACAATTGATCGCAAAATAA
- the purE gene encoding 5-(carboxyamino)imidazole ribonucleotide mutase: protein MTPVVSIIMGSTSDLPVMEKAAKLLDEMEIPFEMHALSAHRTPAEVEAFAKGAKDRGIKVIIAAAGMAAHLCGVIASMTTLPVIGVPINSTLDGMDALLAIVQMPPGIPVATVGINGALNAGILAVQMLAVGDEQLQGKLTNYKENLKKKIVKANQELAQVSFKYKTN from the coding sequence ATGACACCTGTAGTTAGTATTATCATGGGTAGTACTTCCGACCTGCCCGTAATGGAAAAAGCAGCCAAATTGCTGGACGAGATGGAAATCCCGTTCGAAATGCATGCTTTGTCTGCCCACCGTACTCCGGCTGAAGTAGAAGCCTTTGCCAAAGGCGCTAAAGACCGTGGTATCAAAGTTATTATCGCCGCTGCCGGAATGGCTGCGCACCTGTGTGGAGTGATCGCATCGATGACTACCCTGCCGGTAATCGGTGTCCCCATCAACTCGACACTCGACGGTATGGACGCCCTATTGGCTATCGTACAGATGCCTCCGGGTATTCCTGTTGCCACAGTAGGTATCAACGGCGCATTGAACGCAGGTATCCTGGCCGTTCAGATGCTGGCTGTAGGAGACGAACAACTTCAGGGCAAACTGACGAATTACAAAGAAAACCTGAAGAAAAAGATCGTAAAAGCAAACCAGGAGTTAGCTCAGGTTTCTTTTAAATATAAAACAAATTAA
- a CDS encoding 4-hydroxy-3-methylbut-2-en-1-yl diphosphate synthase, which translates to MDHFNYSRRKSSVVNIGNTPLGGDNPIRIQSMANVSTMDTEAAIRQAIRMIEAGAEYVRFTAQGEREARNLGEIRKELTAQGYTTPLVADIHFNPKAADAAAAEVEKVRINPGNYVDKVKTFDLLEYTDEEYAAELQKIRDRFVPFLNICKEHGTAIRIGVNHGSLSDRIMSRYGDTPEGMVASCMEFLRICRDENFPDVVISIKASNTVVMVKTVRLLVQTMDAEDMHYPLHLGVTEAGDGEDGRIKSAVGIGTLLTDGIGDTIRVSLSEDPEAEMPVARKLVDYILERRGHKPITANIAPGYDPITATRRISRVTEGIGGNFPPIVISDRSNGDFEFDHLSMPDYIYIGKEDPENLPDNFRMLVDAHFWKERPNAFPYFIASEIEEIKNFNSPLKFIRLTYNDLTSRTLEILKQDPTIVVVLSTHHRNGVGSQRAAMHKLMIAGCDVPVVLHREYHETDKESLQLKSAADFGTLLLDGFGNGIMLQNDECEATITDSCMFGILQATRSRISKTEYISCPSCGRTLYDLQTTIARIKEATSHLKGLKIGIMGCIVNGPGEMADADYGYVGAGRGQISLYKGKECVLKNVAEEDAVERLVQLIKENGDWSN; encoded by the coding sequence ATGGATCATTTTAATTACAGTCGCCGCAAATCGTCTGTTGTCAATATAGGGAACACGCCGCTTGGAGGCGACAATCCGATACGTATCCAATCCATGGCAAATGTTTCGACCATGGACACCGAAGCCGCCATCCGCCAGGCCATCCGCATGATCGAAGCGGGAGCCGAATATGTGCGTTTCACAGCCCAGGGCGAACGCGAAGCCCGCAACCTGGGAGAAATTCGCAAAGAACTAACTGCCCAGGGATATACCACCCCGCTGGTTGCCGATATCCATTTCAACCCCAAAGCAGCCGATGCTGCCGCTGCAGAGGTAGAAAAAGTACGTATCAACCCGGGTAACTACGTTGACAAAGTAAAGACCTTCGATCTTCTGGAATATACCGACGAAGAATATGCCGCGGAGTTACAGAAGATACGCGACCGTTTTGTTCCCTTTCTCAATATCTGTAAAGAACACGGTACCGCCATCCGCATTGGCGTAAATCACGGTTCACTGTCCGACCGCATCATGAGCCGGTACGGTGACACCCCCGAAGGAATGGTAGCCTCCTGCATGGAGTTCTTGCGTATCTGCCGGGATGAAAACTTCCCTGACGTAGTCATATCGATCAAGGCTTCCAACACCGTCGTAATGGTCAAAACCGTACGCCTGCTCGTTCAGACGATGGATGCTGAAGATATGCATTACCCGCTTCACTTGGGAGTAACAGAGGCCGGCGACGGAGAAGACGGCCGTATCAAAAGTGCTGTCGGTATCGGAACCCTGCTGACAGACGGCATAGGCGACACGATCCGCGTCTCTCTCAGCGAAGACCCGGAAGCAGAAATGCCGGTGGCCCGCAAACTAGTCGACTATATCCTCGAACGCCGGGGACATAAACCTATTACAGCCAATATCGCTCCCGGTTACGACCCGATCACAGCCACCCGCCGTATCAGCCGCGTAACGGAAGGTATCGGAGGCAATTTTCCTCCTATCGTTATCTCCGACCGCAGTAATGGCGACTTTGAATTCGACCATTTGTCGATGCCGGACTATATTTATATCGGCAAGGAGGATCCTGAAAACCTTCCCGACAATTTCCGCATGCTGGTAGACGCCCATTTCTGGAAAGAACGTCCGAATGCATTCCCTTACTTCATAGCCTCTGAAATAGAAGAAATAAAGAACTTCAACTCTCCGCTGAAGTTTATACGGCTGACGTACAACGACCTGACAAGCCGTACATTGGAGATACTGAAACAAGATCCGACCATCGTAGTCGTACTAAGCACCCACCACCGGAACGGTGTCGGTTCCCAACGCGCAGCGATGCATAAACTGATGATAGCCGGCTGCGACGTCCCGGTCGTCCTTCACCGCGAATACCACGAAACGGACAAAGAGTCGCTGCAATTGAAATCGGCCGCCGATTTCGGTACCCTGCTGCTCGACGGTTTCGGCAACGGTATCATGCTGCAAAACGACGAGTGCGAAGCTACTATCACAGACAGTTGTATGTTCGGTATCCTTCAGGCCACCCGTTCACGTATCAGCAAAACAGAATATATCTCCTGCCCCAGCTGCGGACGTACGCTTTACGACCTGCAGACCACCATCGCCCGTATCAAGGAAGCAACCTCGCACCTGAAAGGCCTGAAGATCGGTATCATGGGATGTATCGTAAACGGTCCCGGCGAAATGGCCGATGCCGACTACGGTTACGTTGGCGCAGGACGCGGACAGATCAGCCTTTACAAAGGCAAAGAATGCGTATTGAAGAACGTCGCCGAAGAAGATGCAGTAGAACGTTTAGTTCAGTTAATAAAAGAGAACGGAGACTGGAGTAATTAG
- a CDS encoding type II toxin-antitoxin system RelE/ParE family toxin, giving the protein MQVIWLDEAKALFKEAISFGMLAFGEKAVIRFVDEVQKTDERLSVFPLLGKIEPSLKGLGQEYRSLVIHRNYKVIYYIDDDIVFIASFWSTRCDPESLRSEIKKTR; this is encoded by the coding sequence ATGCAAGTAATTTGGCTTGATGAAGCTAAGGCATTGTTTAAGGAAGCGATATCGTTTGGTATGCTTGCTTTTGGGGAAAAGGCAGTGATCCGCTTTGTGGACGAAGTACAAAAGACTGATGAGCGGCTGTCTGTTTTTCCTCTTTTAGGTAAGATTGAACCCTCTTTGAAAGGGCTCGGACAAGAGTATCGTAGTTTAGTTATTCACAGAAATTATAAGGTTATTTATTATATCGATGATGATATAGTTTTTATCGCTTCGTTTTGGAGTACCCGGTGTGATCCGGAAAGTCTCCGTTCGGAAATAAAGAAAACAAGATAA
- the dut gene encoding dUTP diphosphatase — translation MEVKIINKSHHPLPGYATELSAGMDIRANLTEPVVLKPLERKLIPTGLYIALPEGYEAQMRPRSGLALKHGITLLNTPGTIDADYRGEIGVILVNLSSEPFTVNDGERICQMVIATYNQVSWKQVEVLDETERGAGGFGHTGKQ, via the coding sequence ATGGAAGTAAAGATAATTAACAAGTCACATCACCCGCTACCCGGTTACGCGACCGAATTATCGGCAGGTATGGATATTCGTGCAAATCTGACAGAACCCGTCGTACTGAAACCGCTAGAACGTAAACTGATCCCGACAGGGCTCTACATCGCCCTCCCGGAAGGATATGAAGCGCAAATGCGTCCCCGTAGCGGCCTGGCACTGAAACATGGCATCACCCTGTTAAACACACCGGGAACGATCGATGCGGATTACCGGGGCGAAATTGGCGTTATCCTGGTCAACCTCTCTTCCGAGCCGTTCACTGTAAACGACGGAGAACGTATCTGCCAGATGGTGATCGCCACCTACAACCAGGTAAGTTGGAAGCAGGTAGAAGTGCTGGACGAAACCGAACGCGGTGCCGGCGGCTTCGGACATACCGGCAAGCAGTAA